In Providencia rettgeri, the following proteins share a genomic window:
- a CDS encoding fimbrial protein — MLIQVIKCILAGTLGLFLVVPPTSAIILNFSATINEGTCTLSLDKSALSLGDISQNSLTVETLVSAEPFTLQVTDCQGSSIKGLVPIVKVTGTGVTQDNKWLFRQDTSSSSGAGILVIQSNSVPNYSQSEVKNGATYPLAAGGQTPLNQELSFYAGVSCGGNSGCSVVNTGVVTAKLLFEFNYQ; from the coding sequence ATGCTTATACAAGTCATTAAATGTATTTTAGCGGGAACTCTAGGCTTATTTTTAGTAGTACCACCTACATCAGCAATCATATTAAATTTTTCGGCAACAATTAATGAGGGTACTTGTACATTAAGTTTAGATAAATCAGCCCTATCTTTAGGGGATATTAGCCAGAATTCACTAACTGTAGAAACATTGGTGTCAGCTGAACCATTTACCTTACAAGTTACTGATTGTCAGGGAAGTAGCATCAAAGGTTTAGTACCAATCGTTAAAGTGACGGGGACGGGTGTGACTCAAGACAATAAGTGGCTATTTCGACAGGATACTAGCTCGTCATCAGGGGCAGGTATTTTGGTCATTCAAAGTAATTCGGTGCCTAATTATAGCCAATCTGAGGTTAAAAATGGTGCAACATACCCGCTCGCGGCAGGGGGGCAAACACCTTTAAATCAAGAGCTTTCTTTTTATGCCGGAGTCAGTTGTGGTGGCAATAGTGGGTGCAGTGTCGTTAATACTGGAGTGGTAACGGCCAAGCTTCTATTTGAATTTAATTATCAATAA
- a CDS encoding fimbrial biogenesis chaperone, producing MQRIFSTIFYSFIALGAMCCSILSYANGFGINATRLVYPERSKDISTTVRNTTDNVVYLVQAGISRAQDSMVSAPFTVTPPLFRLEPNSVNLIRITLNATDLPKDRESVFYLHTSALPASKKINNEQASDDIPAAIQFAVGNIIKVFYRPTNLLTTSEEAQKNLKFLVMENGLKVVNDSPYYVSLSSLTVGGKKIPLNTPEELMISPFSNHVYPMKNTAGVIEWKTINDIGGNNAYTSH from the coding sequence ATGCAACGTATTTTTTCTACTATATTTTATTCTTTTATTGCATTGGGCGCGATGTGTTGTTCAATTCTTTCCTATGCCAACGGTTTTGGTATTAACGCCACTAGGTTGGTATATCCCGAAAGGAGCAAAGATATTAGTACAACAGTACGAAATACGACTGATAATGTTGTTTATTTGGTACAGGCAGGAATAAGTCGGGCTCAAGATAGTATGGTGTCTGCTCCTTTTACGGTGACACCACCCTTATTTCGTTTGGAACCAAATAGCGTTAATCTAATTCGGATTACATTAAATGCAACTGACTTACCTAAAGATAGGGAATCTGTATTTTATTTACATACATCTGCATTACCAGCCAGTAAAAAAATAAATAATGAGCAGGCATCCGATGATATACCCGCAGCGATTCAATTTGCAGTGGGCAACATAATTAAGGTGTTTTATCGTCCAACCAATTTATTAACGACTTCAGAAGAAGCGCAAAAAAACCTGAAGTTTTTAGTCATGGAGAACGGATTAAAAGTTGTTAATGATTCCCCCTACTATGTCAGCTTATCTTCACTAACCGTCGGAGGAAAGAAAATACCATTAAATACTCCTGAAGAATTAATGATATCACCGTTCAGTAACCATGTATATCCAATGAAAAATACAGCCGGAGTTATTGAGTGGAAAACAATAAATGATATCGGAGGAAATAATGCTTATACAAGTCATTAA
- a CDS encoding fimbrial protein: MRNLTFLVPTALILLSTSALSNAASNAQMTITANVVAATCDVSVSAANLDLGNFAQSQFATQAVATPLSASVKNFTIGLSGCENPKAIGDTANVVVSGQTLGGNTNMFNSTGTDSGIMLSLAGSPTTYITNQEKIEIADASTTNANEFNGKTLAFQAGLAATSTTPQIGVVNAPILFSFAYN, encoded by the coding sequence ATGCGTAATTTAACATTTTTAGTTCCAACTGCTTTGATTTTATTATCAACTTCAGCTTTATCTAATGCGGCATCAAATGCGCAAATGACGATCACCGCTAATGTTGTTGCGGCGACCTGTGATGTGTCTGTATCTGCTGCGAATTTGGATTTAGGTAACTTTGCTCAATCACAATTTGCTACCCAAGCTGTGGCAACTCCGCTTTCTGCAAGCGTTAAAAACTTCACTATTGGTTTGAGTGGCTGTGAAAATCCCAAAGCCATAGGCGATACTGCAAATGTTGTGGTATCAGGCCAAACACTGGGAGGGAATACCAATATGTTTAATAGCACAGGAACAGATTCCGGCATCATGCTGAGTCTAGCGGGATCACCAACAACCTATATTACGAACCAAGAAAAAATTGAAATTGCGGATGCAAGTACTACGAACGCAAATGAGTTCAATGGAAAAACATTAGCATTTCAAGCAGGATTAGCAGCGACATCTACTACACCTCAAATTGGTGTAGTAAATGCACCAATTTTATTTAGCTTTGCTTACAACTAA
- a CDS encoding helix-turn-helix domain-containing protein, which translates to MRLNKKIGLYIRYVRKSQGISAAKLAQLIFISQQQVSRYERGINTISLEVVFNILNILNIPIDDFVEKIIKPEQEALYNKMIIELEREGIISSTVSSDTCSIKSINKPCK; encoded by the coding sequence ATGAGATTAAATAAAAAAATCGGATTATACATTCGATACGTAAGAAAAAGTCAAGGAATTTCAGCTGCAAAACTAGCACAACTTATTTTTATAAGTCAGCAACAAGTTTCAAGGTATGAACGGGGTATTAACACGATAAGTCTCGAAGTTGTTTTTAATATATTGAATATATTAAATATTCCTATAGATGACTTTGTCGAGAAGATAATAAAGCCAGAGCAGGAAGCTTTATATAATAAGATGATAATTGAATTAGAAAGAGAAGGCATTATTAGTAGTACCGTGAGTAGCGATACGTGCTCAATTAAGAGTATAAATAAACCCTGCAAGTAA
- a CDS encoding hemagglutinin repeat-containing protein has translation MNKSNSIASSYSASKKFFKLSPVYLAIFTTAFPIQSLSAIIPGEGAGDLNVNQSANGTPTINIVDPNSNGISHNKYQEFNVDKNGVIFNNSKNDGVSQTGGFVIKNNNLNNEANVIINEVGGVKGTQLNGTMEVFGKSADLIIANENGIEVNGAKTLNANNLTLSTGKVELSDGQYLLNVNKGQVNITGNGISTDGLSNFEIISRAIKLDGQIAGSADVKLLAGSNKYNTSKGTYVKTGASGENKPVVAIDGSELGSIYGNRVELISTETGLGVHHKGSIVSQSSLDITADGDLKLTALQSKNSSVKLNGENITISKNKAGLGGISAKNNVDIHSKKTLTLAADLVSEEGKIDIAADRFLQQSAGIFVKNSKYPTEIDSIIINVKGEYILEGQLYATNSKGEVIPNAKINLQDGNYVVYDGNGTIVKDAMISSTSTTMADSGNINVKAGSLTNNNGVFIGRSGSLVFDITDIFNNDGVLSASGNLHITSKTLKNTSMLTSQNSVTLELNNLFNSGVIVAEEVNVNSLEMKNDGEIVAKNGWLNLKVSKEIDNSGLLQGQNVNINTKDGRLINKGTIASGNNLNINSKEIDNSNKINAKNELNITSTGNINNFKGSEIISGNKLTLQGAGENSINNQGRLQGEDIDILNFNTLENSGAIISNEKLVIDKTNSIKNKGSDAVIQGNSILISNANHLVNEQGSKINSKDKLKINKVSELTNSGAIYAENQLSLTDIREINNQDGSIVSGGNLEINKVSKLINSSANSKDGGIYSNQNLVLTNVDVVENKLGAKIVSENGNVYLEDINAISNLAGSLIAASNNIKFNNIKNIANSGEISAENNIKFSNVDTLKNNGGVILAGNDLILSNISDLLNIHEGHIKAGNIKADDILYLKNEDSFIDSDGNIYLNVKRIDNISTNNNFRVDAYISAQNSMHIVAEDVNNKTALIDAINELEINAANSISNTEGSEIYADNNVVIKTNNLHNNKSNIKSDGNTHVEIYQNITNNDGYIIATNDLYFKINNDFIYDKDSGYFQVNDANGSMKLESEGSITVNKVLESSAAIQLYATGSITNTSGILSGNNVHLEANGDITNEKNALIFSSKEVNIITENGTFSNNEKANVSAISDINITAENVINKGGKIRSEKNINIESKYLKNETTIYNKDGEWDYSNSQQINGQHTQPSCGWGGFATCSYYISGSIPNPVGIIEIDDQATISAKNELNINKQNKYEGGQKTENKGGTIQSGGNMFIRGDLTNEALSISIGYDSILDKQLSDPLVAKYHWSAIGSNTETQEFSTLHEFIDFILSPESDENYLKATKKVGDETIFSAHMSQLFGASWKAKNKEDLQNDWQKLNQRDPVTGKPEYSNLKFYAVSEQKSVIAAGGNLQHVDGSFNNGLDKELAVDKQSNEHVVIEKVGDQEINVNNSSYDVTTSKKDISRLENQSGITTSNTYEEMAKMPGLFDKNNDIVGGYANLQPSPDPSENIHVLYETRPEFINQDAFYGSDYFFQQVGYEPTEPVIVLGDNYFISEVIRREIDDSVGAFFLTRDGVEGADLTKQLMDNAGTVNGADEFVIGEPLTPEQINNLDKDIVWFVTEDVEGVQVLVPRIYLAPSTLEEIKNDSSNASAIVSAGGDVQIDATEVNNVNGSIKSGGNVDIKSENNIVNSSVGQNGGIVAGGNISLVSETGDIHNSGAALKAGENIKVEAKEGDVTLTASTGYNDQGKKVTHRYDDAVTAGGNIDISGNNVTVNAVDIEADKDISLTAKDGDVKFNNLYDVDSSYDSEYTSSGLLTSTLKETTTSEAKSVESTVKAGGNLTINASNDIVMKGGEYSGESGNINAGGNIDVQATQDYSYSEQVDSSSGFVLGAKVSGFGKSAEYDSYSAEGTNTTAENGTHNNKESQVSNAGSKRPGSAPTTETGGFQAGFKTETTTTTENSVTNNNASLNFGNDLTIKAGDTVDIGGGDFESDSIKIEANELKSTKYEDTTSKTVTHEETFIGVKAEAHSDVIDAYDKIGNKIEQDKSGKEINAGLTTAEVAGEVTNVIFGDIAGTSVSVGKDKTSDTTQSTTSKENITTIKGNNIEINTKSDAELNGVNITGNNVDMDIGGELTVNSAKTEYTESSSSNSLSVGLSAGASVGLTGGGVGVSIDASEQKSSSKESGTSYTNSNITGDNVTIKTGGDLSLTGANINSNTADIDVGGDLNITSVQDTVNRNDSSEQWGASIGLAVSTSGVIPTASGSYGQGSEEYQSKTTSEQSGIKTTGELNIKTGNDVNLTGGHIVSQSGEGSVDVGGDINATTLTDTIKQDGLTAGGGAGVSMKGMPTANGYVNTSDTIDYEEDQKATISVGQPNLDKINGDLNTDKDNMSEVTKDVVIAGNDISFTVGSIGSGKDKKPSDSSTTPNKKPTTPEKKPTTPEKKPTTPEKKPTTPEKKPTTPEKKPTTPEKKPTTPEKKPTIPEKKPTTPEKKPTTPEKKPTTPEKKPTTPETKPTTPEKKPTTPETKPTTPEKKPTTPETKPTTPETKPVTKWPEVQPTKPVITSPGSSSSMPGFVPPKGNSSQSGNGQNEAPKANGQQGQGSTSGTKWPEVQPTKPVITSPGGSSSMPGFVPPKGNGSQSGNGQNEAPKANGQQGQGSTGGTKWPEVQPTKPVITSPGSSSSMPGFVPPKGNSSQSGNGQNEAPKANGQQGQGSTSGTKWPEVQPTKPVITSPGSSSSMPGFVPPKGNGSQSGNGQNEAPKANGQQGQGSTGGTKWPEVQPTKPVITSPGSSSSMPGFVPPKGDTVASSGNGKWIQLFNDTELA, from the coding sequence TTGAATAAATCTAATTCAATAGCTTCTTCTTATTCTGCGAGTAAGAAGTTCTTTAAGCTATCTCCAGTTTACTTGGCTATTTTTACAACCGCATTTCCTATTCAGTCATTATCTGCAATTATACCTGGCGAAGGAGCTGGTGATCTTAATGTTAATCAATCTGCAAATGGAACACCTACTATTAATATTGTAGACCCAAATTCTAATGGTATTTCTCATAATAAATACCAAGAATTTAATGTCGATAAAAATGGTGTGATTTTTAATAATAGTAAAAACGATGGTGTGAGCCAGACGGGTGGTTTTGTTATAAAAAATAACAATTTAAATAATGAAGCTAATGTTATTATAAACGAGGTTGGAGGTGTTAAAGGTACTCAGTTGAATGGCACGATGGAAGTATTTGGTAAAAGTGCTGACCTTATTATAGCGAATGAAAATGGTATCGAAGTTAATGGTGCTAAGACATTAAATGCAAATAATCTCACATTGAGTACTGGAAAGGTTGAACTATCTGATGGGCAGTATTTACTGAATGTCAATAAAGGACAAGTAAATATAACAGGAAATGGTATTTCTACCGATGGTTTGTCAAACTTTGAGATTATCAGTCGTGCTATTAAACTAGATGGGCAGATAGCAGGAAGTGCGGATGTTAAATTATTAGCAGGAAGTAATAAATATAACACCTCAAAAGGTACGTATGTTAAAACCGGGGCTAGCGGAGAAAATAAACCTGTTGTTGCCATTGATGGTAGTGAACTCGGTTCTATCTATGGAAATCGAGTTGAGCTTATTAGCACTGAAACTGGTTTGGGGGTACATCATAAAGGAAGTATAGTTTCTCAGTCTTCATTAGATATTACAGCGGATGGTGATTTAAAATTAACGGCTCTGCAATCTAAAAATAGTTCAGTTAAACTTAACGGTGAGAATATCACTATCAGCAAAAATAAAGCAGGCTTAGGTGGAATCTCTGCAAAAAATAATGTTGATATTCACTCTAAAAAAACGTTGACGCTTGCTGCTGATTTAGTTTCTGAAGAAGGAAAAATAGATATAGCAGCAGATAGATTTTTACAGCAATCCGCAGGTATTTTTGTTAAAAATTCTAAATATCCAACTGAAATTGATAGCATCATTATCAATGTAAAAGGGGAATATATTTTAGAAGGGCAATTATATGCCACAAATAGTAAAGGTGAGGTTATTCCTAATGCTAAAATTAATCTTCAAGATGGTAATTATGTTGTATATGATGGTAACGGGACAATTGTAAAAGATGCAATGATTTCCTCTACTTCCACAACTATGGCGGATTCAGGAAATATTAATGTTAAAGCTGGTAGTCTGACAAACAACAATGGTGTATTTATTGGAAGGTCAGGAAGCTTAGTTTTTGATATCACCGATATTTTTAATAATGATGGAGTTCTTTCTGCATCTGGTAATCTGCATATAACATCAAAAACTCTAAAGAATACGAGTATGCTAACTTCTCAAAATTCGGTGACATTAGAGTTAAATAATTTATTTAATTCAGGTGTGATTGTAGCTGAAGAAGTTAATGTTAATTCTTTAGAAATGAAAAATGATGGTGAGATAGTTGCAAAAAATGGTTGGCTGAACCTCAAAGTAAGCAAAGAAATTGATAATTCGGGACTTTTACAAGGACAGAATGTTAACATTAATACTAAAGATGGTCGCCTGATAAATAAAGGTACCATTGCTTCAGGTAATAATCTTAATATTAACTCTAAGGAAATTGATAATAGCAATAAAATTAATGCTAAGAATGAGTTGAATATAACATCTACGGGTAATATTAATAATTTTAAGGGTTCCGAAATAATTTCAGGAAATAAGCTTACTCTGCAAGGTGCGGGAGAGAACAGCATTAATAACCAAGGGAGGTTGCAAGGTGAAGATATAGATATTTTAAATTTCAACACTTTAGAAAACTCCGGAGCTATTATTTCAAATGAAAAATTAGTTATTGATAAAACTAATTCTATTAAAAATAAGGGAAGTGATGCTGTTATTCAAGGGAACTCAATCCTAATAAGTAATGCCAATCATTTAGTCAATGAACAAGGATCTAAAATCAATTCTAAAGACAAATTAAAGATAAATAAAGTCAGTGAGTTAACTAATAGTGGTGCTATTTATGCGGAAAATCAGTTATCATTAACTGATATTAGAGAAATAAATAACCAAGATGGAAGCATAGTTTCTGGAGGAAATCTAGAAATAAATAAAGTAAGTAAATTGATAAACAGTTCTGCTAATTCCAAAGATGGCGGTATCTATTCTAATCAAAACTTAGTGCTTACAAATGTAGATGTGGTTGAAAATAAATTAGGTGCAAAAATAGTTTCTGAGAATGGAAATGTTTACTTAGAGGATATTAATGCTATATCAAACTTAGCGGGGAGTTTGATCGCAGCCAGCAATAACATTAAATTTAACAATATAAAAAATATAGCTAATTCAGGAGAGATTTCCGCTGAGAATAATATTAAATTTAGCAATGTAGATACATTGAAAAATAATGGTGGTGTCATATTGGCAGGTAATGACTTAATTCTAAGTAACATTTCTGACTTATTGAACATACATGAGGGGCACATAAAGGCTGGTAATATAAAAGCTGATGATATTCTATATTTAAAAAATGAAGACTCTTTTATTGATTCTGATGGAAACATTTATCTAAATGTTAAACGAATCGATAATATATCTACAAATAATAATTTTAGAGTGGATGCATATATTTCAGCTCAAAATTCAATGCATATTGTAGCAGAGGATGTTAATAATAAAACAGCTTTAATTGATGCGATAAATGAATTGGAGATTAATGCTGCAAACTCTATCTCAAATACGGAAGGCTCTGAAATTTATGCCGATAATAATGTTGTAATAAAAACCAATAACCTACACAATAATAAATCAAATATAAAGTCAGATGGTAATACTCATGTTGAAATTTATCAAAATATAACAAATAACGATGGTTATATTATAGCAACGAATGATTTATATTTCAAAATTAACAATGATTTTATCTATGACAAAGATAGCGGTTATTTTCAAGTCAATGATGCTAATGGAAGTATGAAACTAGAAAGTGAAGGCTCAATAACGGTAAATAAGGTTTTAGAGTCCTCTGCTGCTATTCAGCTCTATGCTACAGGTAGTATTACTAATACTAGCGGAATTTTAAGTGGTAATAATGTTCATTTGGAAGCGAATGGAGATATCACCAATGAAAAAAATGCGCTGATTTTCTCTAGTAAAGAAGTTAATATTATTACTGAGAATGGAACATTTTCTAATAATGAAAAAGCAAATGTATCTGCTATAAGTGATATTAATATTACAGCAGAAAATGTAATAAATAAGGGAGGTAAAATACGTTCTGAAAAAAATATAAATATAGAGTCTAAATATTTGAAGAATGAAACAACTATATATAATAAAGATGGTGAGTGGGATTACAGTAATAGCCAGCAAATTAATGGGCAACATACACAACCGTCATGTGGATGGGGAGGGTTTGCTACTTGTAGCTATTATATCTCCGGGAGTATTCCAAATCCTGTAGGAATTATTGAAATAGACGATCAAGCAACTATTTCTGCAAAAAATGAGCTTAATATCAACAAGCAAAACAAATATGAAGGTGGCCAAAAAACGGAAAATAAAGGGGGAACAATTCAATCTGGTGGAAACATGTTCATCAGAGGGGATTTGACGAATGAAGCACTTAGTATTTCTATAGGTTATGATTCAATTTTAGATAAGCAACTAAGTGATCCATTAGTGGCAAAGTATCATTGGTCAGCGATTGGTAGTAATACAGAAACGCAAGAGTTTTCAACACTTCACGAGTTCATTGACTTTATTTTATCACCAGAGTCCGATGAAAATTACTTAAAGGCGACAAAAAAAGTTGGTGATGAGACGATATTTTCTGCACATATGTCACAGTTGTTTGGCGCATCTTGGAAAGCGAAAAACAAAGAGGATTTACAAAATGATTGGCAAAAATTAAATCAACGTGATCCAGTAACAGGTAAACCAGAATACTCCAACCTTAAGTTTTATGCTGTCTCGGAGCAAAAAAGTGTTATTGCAGCTGGCGGAAATTTGCAACATGTAGATGGCAGTTTTAATAATGGATTAGATAAAGAGCTCGCAGTTGATAAGCAAAGCAATGAACATGTTGTTATAGAGAAAGTGGGTGATCAGGAGATTAACGTTAATAATTCTTCTTATGATGTGACAACCAGTAAAAAAGATATTTCTAGGCTTGAAAACCAATCAGGAATCACAACTTCAAATACTTATGAAGAAATGGCAAAGATGCCGGGATTATTTGATAAAAACAATGACATAGTTGGTGGCTATGCGAATCTACAACCCAGTCCTGATCCAAGTGAAAATATACATGTGTTGTATGAGACTCGTCCTGAGTTTATTAATCAGGATGCGTTTTATGGTTCCGATTATTTCTTTCAACAAGTCGGTTATGAACCTACTGAACCCGTTATTGTTCTTGGAGATAACTATTTTATTAGTGAAGTAATCCGTCGTGAAATTGATGATTCTGTCGGTGCATTTTTCTTAACTCGTGATGGGGTAGAAGGTGCTGATTTAACTAAACAATTGATGGACAATGCAGGTACTGTGAATGGTGCAGATGAATTTGTTATTGGTGAGCCATTGACCCCTGAACAAATTAACAACCTTGATAAAGATATTGTTTGGTTTGTAACAGAAGATGTTGAAGGTGTCCAAGTATTAGTTCCTAGAATTTATTTAGCTCCTTCAACACTAGAGGAAATTAAGAATGACTCATCTAACGCATCAGCAATTGTTTCTGCTGGTGGAGATGTGCAAATTGATGCAACAGAAGTTAACAATGTAAATGGTTCGATTAAAAGTGGCGGTAATGTTGATATTAAATCGGAGAATAATATTGTTAATTCATCGGTTGGCCAAAATGGTGGGATAGTAGCTGGTGGTAATATATCTCTTGTCTCTGAAACTGGTGATATTCATAATTCAGGTGCAGCGCTAAAGGCTGGAGAGAATATAAAAGTAGAGGCAAAAGAAGGGGATGTGACTTTAACGGCCAGTACTGGATATAACGACCAAGGTAAGAAAGTGACACATCGTTATGATGATGCTGTAACTGCCGGAGGCAATATTGATATTAGCGGAAATAATGTCACTGTTAATGCTGTTGATATTGAAGCAGATAAAGATATTTCGCTAACAGCCAAAGATGGTGATGTCAAATTTAATAATCTCTATGATGTTGATTCTAGTTATGATTCTGAGTATACATCATCAGGACTACTGACAAGTACTCTCAAGGAAACCACGACGTCTGAGGCAAAAAGTGTTGAGTCTACGGTTAAGGCTGGTGGAAATTTAACTATTAATGCCTCAAACGATATTGTGATGAAAGGAGGGGAATATAGTGGGGAGTCTGGGAATATCAATGCAGGTGGTAATATTGATGTTCAGGCTACCCAAGATTATAGCTATTCAGAACAAGTTGATTCTTCTTCAGGTTTCGTTCTTGGTGCTAAGGTGTCCGGGTTCGGAAAATCTGCAGAGTATGATTCCTATAGTGCAGAAGGCACTAATACAACAGCTGAAAATGGGACTCATAATAATAAAGAGTCGCAAGTTTCGAATGCGGGAAGTAAACGACCAGGCTCTGCGCCAACAACTGAAACCGGAGGATTTCAAGCAGGGTTTAAAACTGAAACTACTACCACGACAGAAAACAGTGTGACGAACAATAATGCTTCACTGAACTTCGGGAATGACCTTACGATTAAAGCAGGTGACACTGTGGATATTGGAGGGGGAGACTTTGAAAGTGATTCAATCAAAATAGAAGCGAATGAACTGAAATCCACTAAATATGAGGATACGACGAGTAAAACGGTTACTCATGAGGAAACATTCATAGGAGTCAAAGCTGAAGCTCATTCAGATGTTATTGATGCATATGATAAAATTGGTAACAAAATTGAGCAAGATAAAAGCGGTAAAGAAATAAACGCAGGGCTTACAACTGCAGAAGTTGCCGGAGAAGTCACAAATGTTATTTTTGGTGATATTGCGGGTACTTCAGTTAGTGTTGGAAAAGATAAAACATCTGATACGACTCAATCAACAACCTCTAAAGAAAATATTACGACGATTAAAGGAAATAATATTGAAATTAACACCAAAAGTGATGCGGAATTAAATGGTGTTAATATCACGGGTAATAATGTTGATATGGATATTGGTGGCGAGCTTACTGTTAACTCTGCGAAAACTGAATACACAGAGTCTTCATCTTCAAATTCTTTATCTGTTGGTTTAAGTGCTGGAGCATCGGTTGGACTGACGGGAGGAGGAGTTGGTGTTTCTATCGATGCGAGTGAACAGAAAAGTTCATCTAAAGAGTCAGGAACATCTTATACAAATAGCAATATTACAGGGGATAACGTCACGATTAAGACTGGTGGTGATTTATCATTAACTGGAGCCAATATAAACAGTAATACTGCGGATATTGATGTGGGGGGTGATTTAAATATTACCAGTGTGCAAGATACTGTTAATCGTAATGATAGCAGTGAACAGTGGGGAGCATCTATTGGTTTAGCTGTTTCAACATCAGGTGTGATACCGACAGCTTCGGGAAGTTATGGCCAGGGAAGTGAGGAATATCAGTCAAAAACGACATCTGAGCAGTCAGGGATTAAAACGACAGGTGAGTTGAATATTAAGACTGGGAATGATGTCAATCTGACAGGAGGTCATATTGTTTCTCAATCAGGGGAAGGTAGTGTTGATGTTGGTGGTGATATTAATGCAACAACCTTAACTGACACAATTAAACAGGATGGCTTAACGGCTGGTGGTGGTGCTGGCGTTTCAATGAAAGGGATGCCAACAGCGAATGGTTATGTAAATACGAGTGATACCATTGACTATGAAGAGGATCAAAAGGCGACAATTTCTGTTGGCCAGCCAAATCTCGATAAAATTAATGGTGATCTTAATACAGATAAAGATAACATGAGTGAAGTTACCAAGGATGTTGTCATAGCTGGAAATGATATCTCGTTTACTGTTGGGAGCATTGGGTCAGGGAAAGATAAAAAACCTAGTGATTCATCTACGACTCCAAATAAGAAACCGACAACACCGGAGAAGAAACCGACAACACCGGAGAAGAAACCGACAACACCGGAGAAGAAACCGACAACACCGGAGAAGAAACCGACAACACCGGAGAAGAAACCGACAACACCGGAGAAGAAACCGACAACACCGGAGAAGAAACCGACAATACCGGAGAAGAAACCGACGACACCGGAGAAGAAACCGACAACACCGGAGAAGAAACCGACGACACCGGAGAAGAAACCGACGACACCGGAAACTAAACCGACAACACCGGAGAAGAAACCGACGACACCGGAAACTAAACCGACAACACCGGAGAAGAAACCAACGACACCGGAAACTAAGCCGACAACACCGGAAACTAAACCAGTTACTAAATGGCCCGAAGTTCAGCCAACAAAACCCGTGATCACCTCACCGGGCAGTTCAAGTAGTATGCCGGGGTTTGTGCCACCGAAAGGAAATAGTTCGCAAAGTGGAAACGGGCAGAATGAGGCACCAAAAGCCAATGGCCAACAAGGGCAAGGTTCGACAAGCGGTACTAAATGGCCCGAAGTTCAGCCAACAAAACCCGTGATCACCTCACCGGGCGGTTCAAGTAGTATGCCGGGGTTTGTGCCACCGAAAGGGAATGGTTCGCAAAGTGGAAACGGGCAGAATGAGGCACCAAAAGCCAATGGCCAGCAAGGGCAAGGTTCGACAGGCGGTACTAAATGGCCCGAAGTTCAGCCAACAAAACCCGTGATCACCTCACCGGGCAGTTCAAGTAGTATGCCGGGGTTTGTGCCACCGAAAGGAAATAGTTCGCAAAGTGGAAACGGGCAGAATGAGGCACCAAAAGCCAATGGCCAACAAGGGCAAGGTTCGACAAGCGGTACTAAATGGCCCGAAGTTCAGCCAACAAAACCCGTGATCACCTCACCGGGCAGTTCAAGTAGTATGCCGGGGTTTGTGCCACCGAAAGGGAATGGTTCGCAAAGTGGAAACGGGCAGAATGAGGCACCAAAAGCCAATGGCCAGCAAGGGCAAGGTTCGACAGGCGGTACTAAATGGCCCGAAGTTCAGCCAACAAAACCCGTGATCACCTCACCGGGCAGTTCAAGTAGTATGCCGGGGTTTGTGCCACCGAAAGGAGATACGGTAGCGTCGTCAGGTAATGGCAAATGGATACAACTTTTTAATGATACAGAGTTAGCGTAA